The Allocatelliglobosispora scoriae genome contains a region encoding:
- the nusG gene encoding transcription termination/antitermination protein NusG, with amino-acid sequence MPEYDETAQIDETGEATTATSSVAVVDDEDAPFDPVAELRQKLRFAPGDWYVVHSYAGYENKVKTNLETRITSLDMEEFIFQVEVPTREEVEIKNGKRQQVTNKVFPGYILVRMDLTPESYSCVRNTPGVTGFVGATDRADRPAPLSLDEVLKWLAPAVSTDAGKKSKPEIKVLDFEVGDSVTVTDGAFASLQATINEINADQQKLKVLVSIFGRETPVELNFNQVSKI; translated from the coding sequence GTGCCTGAGTACGACGAGACCGCCCAGATCGACGAGACCGGCGAGGCCACCACTGCCACGTCGTCCGTCGCAGTGGTGGACGACGAGGACGCTCCGTTTGACCCGGTCGCCGAGCTGCGGCAGAAGCTGCGCTTCGCGCCGGGCGACTGGTATGTCGTCCACTCTTACGCGGGCTACGAAAACAAGGTCAAGACCAACCTCGAGACCCGGATCACGAGCCTCGACATGGAGGAGTTCATCTTCCAGGTCGAGGTGCCGACCCGCGAAGAGGTCGAGATCAAGAACGGCAAGCGCCAGCAGGTCACGAACAAGGTCTTCCCGGGCTACATCCTGGTTCGGATGGACCTGACGCCGGAGTCCTACTCGTGTGTGCGCAACACCCCCGGTGTGACCGGGTTCGTGGGCGCCACCGATCGGGCCGACCGCCCCGCGCCGCTCAGCCTCGACGAGGTGCTCAAGTGGCTCGCCCCGGCGGTCTCCACCGACGCCGGCAAGAAGTCCAAGCCCGAGATCAAGGTGCTCGACTTCGAGGTCGGCGACTCGGTGACGGTGACCGACGGCGCCTTCGCGTCGCTACAGGCCACGATCAACGAGATCAACGCCGACCAGCAGAAGCTCAAGGTCCTGGTCTCGATCTTCGGTCGTGAGACGCCGGTCGAGCTCAACTTCAACCAGGTCTCCAAGATCTGA
- the secE gene encoding preprotein translocase subunit SecE, whose amino-acid sequence MAESNRRGEDAAEEHVDDVFDDAIDDDASDAEDDAPAGRSRSAAATKARPKAEEKKSASRSDGNVITRFFAWIGGIPGRIWRFLLEVVSELRKVIWPTRKDLLTYTAVVVVFVTIMLTVVGTIDVAFAKVVLFVFGNS is encoded by the coding sequence GTGGCCGAGAGCAATCGACGCGGTGAGGACGCCGCGGAGGAGCACGTTGACGACGTGTTCGACGACGCTATCGACGATGACGCCTCCGATGCCGAGGACGACGCGCCGGCAGGACGGTCCCGCAGCGCCGCAGCAACCAAGGCGCGGCCGAAGGCCGAGGAGAAGAAGAGCGCATCGCGCTCTGACGGCAACGTCATCACTCGCTTCTTCGCCTGGATCGGCGGCATCCCTGGCCGCATCTGGCGCTTCCTCCTCGAGGTCGTCAGCGAGCTGCGTAAGGTCATCTGGCCGACGCGCAAGGACCTGCTGACCTACACCGCGGTGGTGGTGGTGTTCGTGACGATCATGTTGACGGTCGTCGGCACCATCGACGTCGCATTTGCCAAGGTCGTGCTGTTCGTCTTCGGCAACAGCTGA
- the rplJ gene encoding 50S ribosomal protein L10: MADKPIRSDKATAVAELTENFRNAPATLLTEYRGLTVKQLTELRRTLGKTTYTVAKNTLAKRAATDAGIEGLDKLFTGPTALAFVSGDPVEAAKSLREFAKANPLLVIKGGVFEGKAITAAEVAKIADLESRDVLLAKLAGAMKANLSKAAALFQAPLSQAVRTVAALQDKREKEDAAA; the protein is encoded by the coding sequence ATGGCGGACAAGCCGATTCGGTCGGACAAGGCCACTGCCGTTGCGGAGCTCACCGAGAATTTCCGTAACGCGCCGGCCACCCTGCTGACCGAATACCGTGGCCTCACCGTGAAGCAGCTCACCGAGCTGCGGCGCACCCTGGGCAAGACGACCTACACGGTCGCGAAGAACACCCTTGCCAAGCGTGCAGCCACCGACGCGGGCATCGAGGGCCTGGACAAGCTGTTCACCGGTCCTACCGCGCTCGCCTTTGTTTCCGGCGACCCGGTCGAGGCGGCGAAGAGCCTGCGCGAGTTCGCGAAGGCCAACCCGCTCCTCGTCATCAAGGGCGGCGTTTTCGAGGGCAAGGCGATCACCGCGGCGGAAGTTGCGAAGATCGCTGATCTTGAGTCCCGTGATGTGCTGCTGGCCAAGCTGGCCGGCGCGATGAAGGCCAACCTGAGCAAGGCTGCCGCCCTGTTCCAGGCGCCGCTGTCGCAGGCCGTTCGTACGGTCGCCGCACTGCAGGACAAGCGCGAGAAGGAGGACGCCGCAGCCTGA
- a CDS encoding FAS1-like dehydratase domain-containing protein — protein sequence MPLDQSFVGRVYPPHPAYQVGREKIREFADAIGASDPIHHDVEAAKALGYPDVVAPATFLTIIATAANRQIVVDPGLGVDYSRVVHGDQRFTYVRPVVAGDELVVHASIEDILSRGGHDFLTSRFDIVTTAGEPVGSVWTKLVIRGESHEEGAV from the coding sequence ATGCCGTTGGACCAGTCGTTTGTCGGCCGGGTTTACCCGCCGCACCCCGCTTATCAGGTCGGCCGCGAGAAGATCCGGGAGTTCGCGGACGCGATCGGCGCCTCCGATCCGATCCATCACGACGTCGAGGCAGCCAAGGCCCTGGGATATCCGGACGTCGTGGCGCCGGCCACGTTCCTGACGATCATCGCGACGGCGGCGAACCGCCAGATCGTGGTCGACCCGGGCCTGGGCGTCGACTACAGCCGGGTGGTTCACGGGGACCAGCGCTTCACCTATGTGCGCCCGGTGGTCGCGGGGGACGAACTGGTCGTGCACGCCTCGATCGAGGACATCCTGTCCCGTGGCGGCCATGACTTCCTGACCAGCCGGTTCGACATCGTGACCACGGCCGGAGAGCCGGTGGGCAGCGTCTGGACCAAGCTCGTCATCCGCGGTGAGTCGCACGAGGAAGGGGCGGTCTGA
- a CDS encoding mannosyltransferase family protein, with product MLSPWLRWDVVHYIAIAEHGYRADYSPAFFPAYPLMIRVIDPVLPGGALVAAMAISSASCLGALILLHRLAEAEFGRDVAQRAVFYLMAFPMAFFLITGYNEALFLMLSIAAVYAARRGAWWVAGLAGAAASATRMFGILLLLPLTLEYLRQHHWQLKGPNSLKPDVLALALVPTGLAAYAAFCWRSFGDPLAFSHAQRYWDRTYAWPGQPILQALDKLQHYPALSRNGVGTILDIAAVLLAALLITFTAVGPWRFRRDQLALTLWAALPLLLILSTSVGFGRPLMSTPRLFLELTPAFLVLARMGRNIAIDRLYLLTAIALQSTYLLAFLTKKGFVA from the coding sequence ATGCTCTCCCCGTGGCTGCGGTGGGATGTCGTCCACTACATCGCCATCGCCGAGCACGGTTACCGGGCCGACTATTCGCCGGCCTTCTTCCCGGCGTACCCCCTGATGATCCGGGTGATCGACCCGGTGCTGCCGGGAGGCGCGCTGGTGGCCGCGATGGCGATCTCCAGCGCGTCCTGCCTCGGTGCGCTGATCCTGCTGCACCGGCTCGCGGAGGCCGAGTTCGGCCGGGATGTCGCCCAGCGGGCGGTCTTCTACCTGATGGCCTTCCCGATGGCGTTCTTCCTGATCACGGGCTACAACGAGGCGCTCTTCCTGATGTTGAGCATCGCCGCCGTCTACGCCGCCCGTCGCGGCGCCTGGTGGGTGGCGGGTCTCGCCGGAGCCGCCGCGAGCGCCACCCGCATGTTCGGCATCCTGCTCCTGCTTCCGCTCACCCTCGAATATCTCAGGCAGCACCACTGGCAACTGAAAGGCCCCAACAGCCTCAAACCTGATGTACTGGCCCTGGCGCTGGTCCCGACAGGCCTGGCGGCCTACGCAGCCTTCTGCTGGCGCTCCTTCGGCGACCCGCTCGCCTTCTCCCACGCGCAGCGCTACTGGGACCGCACCTATGCCTGGCCCGGCCAGCCGATCCTCCAGGCCCTCGACAAACTCCAGCACTACCCCGCCCTCTCCAGGAACGGTGTCGGCACCATCCTCGACATAGCAGCGGTCCTGCTGGCAGCCCTGCTCATCACCTTCACCGCCGTCGGCCCCTGGCGCTTCCGCAGAGACCAACTGGCCCTCACCCTCTGGGCAGCCCTCCCCCTCCTCCTCATCCTCTCCACCTCCGTCGGTTTCGGCCGCCCCCTGATGTCCACCCCCCGCCTCTTCCTGGAACTGACCCCCGCCTTCCTGGTCCTGGCCCGCATGGGTAGGAACATCGCCATCGACCGTCTCTACCTCCTCACCGCCATAGCCCTCCAATCCACCTACTTACTGGCCTTCCTCACCAAGAAAGGCTTCGTCGCCTAG
- the rplA gene encoding 50S ribosomal protein L1 encodes MSLSKAYKASAAKIDRNSLYVPAEAIKLAKETTTTKFDATVEVAMRLGVDPRKADQMVRGVVNLPHGTGKTARVIVFAAGEKAAEAQAAGADVVGTDELVARIQEGWLEFDAAIATPDQMAKIGRIARILGPRGLMPNPKTGTVTMDVTKAVTEIKGGKITFRVDKHSNLHLIIGKASFSTEQLIDNYAAVLDEVLRSKPSAAKGKYLKKVTVATTMGPGIPVDPNVTRNFHEVPAEA; translated from the coding sequence ATGTCGCTAAGCAAGGCTTACAAGGCGAGTGCGGCCAAGATCGACCGCAACTCCCTCTACGTTCCCGCCGAGGCCATCAAGCTGGCCAAGGAGACCACCACCACCAAGTTCGACGCCACGGTCGAGGTCGCGATGCGCCTCGGTGTCGACCCGCGTAAGGCGGACCAGATGGTGCGTGGCGTGGTCAACCTGCCCCACGGTACGGGTAAGACCGCTCGGGTCATCGTCTTCGCAGCCGGCGAGAAGGCCGCGGAGGCGCAGGCCGCCGGCGCGGACGTCGTCGGCACCGACGAGCTCGTCGCCCGGATTCAGGAGGGCTGGCTGGAGTTCGACGCCGCCATCGCGACGCCGGACCAGATGGCCAAGATCGGCCGGATCGCGCGGATCCTGGGCCCGCGCGGTCTCATGCCGAACCCCAAGACCGGCACCGTCACCATGGACGTGACGAAGGCCGTGACCGAGATCAAGGGCGGCAAGATCACCTTCCGGGTGGACAAGCACTCCAACCTGCACCTGATCATCGGCAAGGCGTCGTTCAGCACCGAGCAGCTCATCGACAACTACGCCGCCGTCCTCGACGAGGTCCTGCGCTCCAAGCCGTCCGCGGCCAAGGGCAAGTACCTCAAGAAGGTCACCGTCGCCACGACGATGGGCCCGGGCATCCCGGTCGACCCCAACGTGACGCGCAACTTCCACGAGGTTCCCGCGGAGGCGTAA
- a CDS encoding MaoC/PaaZ C-terminal domain-containing protein — translation MFEVGQKLPVQVFQVTRADLIRYAGASGDFNPIHWSQRTAEGVGLPGVIAHGMLTMALAGRAVAAWAGRSDSLVDFGVRFTRPVPVPDTEEGTAVEFTAVVKQVADGVAKLDLTATCQGEKILAQAKAAVRI, via the coding sequence ATGTTCGAGGTGGGCCAGAAGCTACCGGTTCAGGTCTTCCAGGTGACCCGGGCGGATCTCATTCGCTACGCGGGTGCCTCCGGGGACTTCAACCCCATTCACTGGAGCCAGCGGACCGCTGAGGGCGTCGGGCTGCCCGGTGTCATCGCGCACGGGATGCTGACGATGGCGCTCGCCGGGCGGGCTGTGGCGGCTTGGGCGGGCAGGTCGGATTCGCTGGTCGATTTCGGCGTCCGATTCACCCGTCCGGTGCCGGTTCCGGACACCGAGGAGGGCACCGCGGTCGAGTTCACCGCCGTCGTCAAGCAGGTTGCCGACGGGGTGGCGAAGCTTGATCTGACCGCCACGTGCCAGGGTGAAAAGATCTTGGCTCAGGCGAAGGCGGCCGTCCGGATATAG
- the rplL gene encoding 50S ribosomal protein L7/L12 — MAKLSNEALLDAFKEMTLIELSEFVKEFETTFDVKAAAPVAVAASGGGGGAAAADQPEEQDEFDVVLESDGGKKIQVIKVVRELTGLGLKEAKDVVEAAPKAILEKVNKETADKAKAKLEAEGASVKLK; from the coding sequence ATGGCGAAGCTGAGCAACGAGGCCCTCCTCGACGCTTTCAAGGAAATGACCCTCATCGAGCTCTCTGAGTTCGTCAAGGAGTTCGAGACCACCTTCGACGTCAAGGCCGCCGCGCCGGTCGCCGTCGCCGCCTCCGGTGGTGGCGGTGGCGCTGCCGCCGCCGACCAGCCCGAGGAGCAGGACGAGTTCGACGTCGTCCTCGAGTCGGACGGTGGCAAGAAGATCCAGGTCATCAAGGTCGTGCGTGAGCTCACCGGCCTGGGCCTGAAGGAGGCCAAGGACGTGGTCGAGGCCGCGCCGAAGGCGATCCTGGAGAAGGTCAACAAGGAGACGGCTGACAAGGCCAAGGCCAAGCTCGAGGCCGAGGGCGCTTCCGTCAAGCTCAAGTAA
- the rpmG gene encoding 50S ribosomal protein L33, with the protein MAKATDVRPKITMACVECKERNYITRKNRRNDPDRIELKKFCPRCGKHQAHRETR; encoded by the coding sequence GTGGCTAAGGCGACTGACGTACGTCCGAAGATCACGATGGCGTGTGTGGAGTGCAAGGAGCGCAACTACATCACGCGTAAGAACCGCCGTAACGACCCGGACCGCATCGAGCTGAAGAAGTTCTGCCCGCGTTGCGGCAAGCACCAGGCGCACCGCGAGACCCGGTAG
- the rpoB gene encoding DNA-directed RNA polymerase subunit beta yields the protein MATSRPAKTSRTSSAFAPRRISFGRITEHLEVPNLLAIQTESFDWLVGNEGFQIRSASDQHARSGLAEILDEISPIEDFSGTMSLSFSNPRFEEVKASIEECKEKDLTYCAPLFVTAEFTNNNTGEIKSQTVFMGDFPMMTPKGTFIINGTERIVVSQLVRSPGVYFDKTPDKTSDRDLSSVKVIPSRGAWLEFDIDKRDTVGVRIDRKRRQAVTVLLKAIGWTNDQIRERFGWSELLMTTLEKDHIAGQDEALLDIYRKLRPGEPPTRENAQTLLDNLFFNPKRYDVAKVGRYKFNKKLEVQVPITTGTLTEDDILATVEYLCRLHLGEEGYEADDIDHFGNRRLRTVGELIQNQVRVGLSRMERVVRERMTTQDVEAITPQTLINIRPVVAAIKEFFGTSQLSQFMDQTNPLAGLTHRRRLSALGPGGLSRERAGFEVRDVHPSHYGRMCPIETPEGPNIGLIGALSTFARVNPFGFIETPYRKVVDGRVTDQADYLTADEEDRHIIAQANEPLMTDGKFANERVLVRRKGGEVDYVTPSAVDYMDVSPRQMVSVATAMIPFLEHDDANRALMGANMQRQAVPLVKAESPLVGTGMEYRAAVDAGDVVVAEVGGVVEDLCADYITVHQDDGHRRTYLLHKFRRSNSGSCVNQKPIVFENDRVEAGQVIADGPCTDEGEMALGRNLLVAFMTWEGHNYEDAIILSQRLVQEDVLTSIHIEEHEVDARDTKLGPEEITRDIPNVSEEMLADLDERGIIRIGAEVVPGDILVGKVTPKGETELTPEERLLRAIFGEKAREVRDTSLKVPHGETGTVIGVRTFSREDGDELPPGVNELVRVYVAQKRKIQDGDKLAGRHGNKGVISKILPVEDMPFLEDGTPVDIVLNPLGVPSRMNIGQVLETHLGWVAKRGWKVDGGQEEWKKALRAIDAHEQPADSNVATPVFDGAREEEITGLLASTLPNRDGQQLVDGTGKARLFDGRSGEPLPDPIAVGYIYILKLNHLVDDKIHARSTGPYSMITQQPLGGKAQFGGQRFGEMECWAMQAYGAAYALQELLTIKSDDVLGRVKVYEAIVKGENIPEPGIPESFKVLLKELQSLCLNVEVLSSDGVALEMRETDDEVFRAAEELGIDLSRRPNEGVISVDEV from the coding sequence TTGGCAACTTCCCGCCCTGCGAAGACCAGTCGTACGTCGAGCGCTTTCGCTCCCCGCCGGATCTCCTTCGGCAGGATCACCGAACACCTCGAGGTTCCAAACCTGCTGGCCATCCAGACCGAGTCGTTTGACTGGCTGGTTGGCAACGAGGGATTCCAGATCCGCTCGGCATCTGACCAGCATGCCCGCTCGGGCCTCGCAGAGATTCTCGATGAGATCAGTCCGATCGAGGACTTCTCCGGAACCATGTCTCTATCCTTCTCCAACCCGCGCTTCGAAGAGGTCAAGGCCTCCATCGAGGAGTGCAAGGAGAAGGACCTCACCTACTGTGCGCCGCTCTTCGTGACGGCGGAGTTCACCAACAACAACACCGGCGAGATCAAGAGCCAGACGGTGTTCATGGGTGACTTCCCGATGATGACGCCGAAGGGCACCTTCATCATCAACGGCACGGAGCGCATCGTCGTCTCCCAGCTGGTCCGGTCCCCGGGTGTCTATTTCGACAAGACCCCCGACAAGACCTCGGACCGCGACCTCTCCAGCGTGAAGGTCATCCCGAGCCGGGGTGCCTGGCTCGAGTTCGACATCGACAAGCGGGACACCGTCGGCGTCCGGATCGACCGCAAGCGCCGGCAGGCCGTCACCGTCCTGCTCAAGGCGATCGGTTGGACCAACGACCAGATCCGCGAGCGGTTCGGCTGGTCCGAGCTGCTGATGACGACCCTCGAGAAGGACCACATCGCGGGTCAGGACGAGGCGCTGCTAGACATCTACCGCAAGCTCCGCCCTGGCGAGCCGCCGACGCGTGAGAATGCCCAGACGCTGCTCGACAACCTCTTCTTCAACCCGAAGAGGTACGACGTGGCGAAGGTCGGCCGGTACAAGTTCAACAAGAAGTTGGAAGTACAGGTCCCGATCACCACGGGCACGCTCACCGAGGACGACATCCTCGCCACCGTGGAGTACCTCTGCCGCCTTCACCTCGGTGAAGAGGGCTACGAGGCGGACGACATCGACCACTTCGGCAATCGGCGACTGCGCACCGTCGGCGAGCTCATCCAGAACCAGGTTCGGGTGGGTCTCTCCCGCATGGAGCGCGTCGTTCGTGAGCGGATGACGACCCAGGACGTCGAGGCGATCACGCCGCAGACCCTGATCAACATCCGCCCGGTCGTCGCGGCGATCAAGGAGTTCTTCGGTACCTCCCAGCTGTCGCAGTTCATGGACCAGACCAACCCGCTCGCGGGTCTGACCCACCGTCGCCGTCTGTCGGCGCTCGGCCCGGGTGGTCTGTCTCGTGAGCGCGCCGGCTTCGAGGTCCGCGACGTGCACCCGTCCCACTACGGCCGGATGTGCCCGATCGAGACTCCTGAAGGCCCGAACATCGGTCTGATCGGTGCTCTCTCGACGTTCGCTCGGGTCAACCCGTTCGGTTTCATCGAGACCCCCTACCGCAAGGTCGTCGACGGTCGGGTCACCGACCAGGCCGACTACCTGACCGCGGACGAGGAGGACCGGCACATCATCGCTCAGGCGAATGAGCCGCTCATGACCGACGGCAAGTTCGCCAACGAGCGCGTGCTCGTGCGCCGCAAGGGCGGTGAGGTCGACTACGTGACTCCGTCCGCCGTCGACTACATGGATGTCTCGCCGCGCCAGATGGTGTCGGTCGCGACCGCCATGATCCCCTTCCTTGAGCACGACGACGCCAACCGGGCACTGATGGGCGCTAACATGCAGCGCCAGGCGGTGCCGCTGGTCAAGGCCGAGTCGCCGCTCGTCGGCACGGGCATGGAGTACCGTGCCGCGGTCGACGCCGGTGACGTGGTCGTCGCCGAGGTCGGCGGTGTCGTCGAGGATCTCTGCGCGGACTACATCACCGTGCACCAGGACGACGGCCACCGGCGGACCTATCTTCTCCACAAATTCCGGCGTTCAAACTCGGGCTCCTGCGTCAACCAGAAGCCCATCGTCTTCGAGAACGACCGCGTCGAGGCCGGCCAGGTCATCGCCGATGGTCCGTGCACCGACGAGGGCGAGATGGCGCTGGGACGCAACCTGCTGGTCGCGTTCATGACGTGGGAAGGCCACAACTACGAGGACGCGATCATCCTGTCGCAGCGCCTCGTGCAGGAGGACGTCCTCACCTCGATTCACATCGAGGAGCACGAGGTCGACGCCCGTGACACCAAGCTCGGCCCGGAAGAGATCACTCGCGACATCCCGAACGTCAGCGAGGAGATGCTCGCCGACCTCGACGAGCGCGGGATCATCCGGATCGGTGCCGAGGTCGTCCCGGGCGACATCCTGGTCGGCAAGGTCACGCCCAAGGGCGAGACCGAGCTGACCCCGGAGGAGCGGCTGCTCCGCGCGATCTTCGGTGAGAAGGCGCGCGAGGTTCGTGACACCTCGCTGAAGGTGCCGCACGGCGAGACCGGCACGGTCATCGGCGTTCGCACCTTCTCCCGCGAGGACGGCGACGAGCTGCCTCCGGGCGTCAACGAGCTGGTCCGCGTCTACGTGGCGCAGAAGCGCAAGATCCAGGACGGTGACAAGCTCGCCGGTCGTCACGGCAACAAGGGCGTCATCTCCAAGATCCTGCCGGTCGAGGACATGCCGTTCCTGGAGGACGGGACCCCGGTCGACATCGTGCTGAACCCGCTCGGTGTGCCGTCGCGAATGAACATCGGCCAGGTCCTGGAGACCCACCTCGGGTGGGTCGCCAAGCGTGGCTGGAAGGTCGACGGCGGCCAGGAGGAGTGGAAGAAGGCGCTGCGCGCCATCGACGCTCACGAGCAGCCGGCCGACAGCAACGTGGCGACGCCCGTCTTCGACGGCGCCAGGGAAGAGGAGATCACCGGTCTTCTCGCCTCCACGCTGCCCAACCGCGACGGTCAGCAGCTCGTCGACGGCACCGGCAAGGCACGGCTCTTCGACGGCCGCAGCGGCGAGCCGCTGCCGGACCCGATCGCCGTCGGCTACATCTACATCCTGAAGCTGAACCACCTGGTCGACGACAAGATCCACGCTCGGTCGACCGGTCCGTACTCGATGATCACGCAGCAGCCGCTGGGTGGTAAGGCGCAGTTCGGTGGTCAGCGCTTCGGTGAGATGGAGTGCTGGGCGATGCAGGCCTACGGTGCGGCTTACGCACTGCAGGAGCTGCTCACCATCAAGTCCGATGACGTGCTCGGCCGCGTGAAGGTCTACGAGGCGATCGTCAAGGGCGAGAACATCCCGGAGCCGGGTATCCCGGAGTCCTTCAAGGTTCTGCTCAAGGAGCTCCAGTCGCTCTGCCTGAACGTGGAGGTTCTCTCCTCGGACGGCGTGGCGCTGGAGATGCGCGAGACGGACGACGAGGTGTTCCGGGCTGCGGAAGAGCTGGGGATCGACCTGTCCCGGCGGCCTAACGAGGGCGTTATCAGCGTCGATGAGGTCTAG
- the rplK gene encoding 50S ribosomal protein L11, which yields MPPKKKKLVKTFTLQLKAGQATPAPPVGPALGQHGVNIMEFCKAYNAQTEAQRGDIVPAQISVYEDRTFSFVLKTPPASRLLIKAAGVPKGSGVPQKDKVGKVTRAQVRDIAEKKMSDLNANDLDQAEKIIAGTARSMGITITD from the coding sequence ATGCCTCCGAAGAAGAAGAAACTCGTCAAGACGTTCACGCTTCAGCTGAAGGCCGGCCAGGCCACCCCGGCTCCGCCCGTGGGTCCCGCGCTCGGTCAGCACGGCGTCAACATCATGGAGTTCTGCAAGGCGTACAACGCCCAGACCGAAGCCCAGCGTGGCGACATCGTCCCCGCGCAGATCAGCGTCTACGAGGACCGCACCTTCAGCTTCGTGCTGAAGACGCCGCCCGCGTCGCGTCTGCTGATCAAGGCGGCGGGTGTGCCCAAGGGCTCCGGCGTCCCGCAGAAGGACAAGGTCGGCAAGGTCACCCGCGCCCAGGTCCGTGACATCGCTGAGAAGAAGATGTCCGACCTGAACGCCAACGACCTGGACCAGGCCGAGAAGATCATCGCGGGCACCGCCCGCTCGATGGGCATCACCATCACCGACTGA